A genomic stretch from Haloarchaeobius amylolyticus includes:
- a CDS encoding metallophosphoesterase family protein gives MVRLAIISDTHVPSREPRIPDWVRETCADADHVVHAGDFDSPETYEAVREFSPELTAVTGNVDPPSLDLPEVATVELGGVTFVVTHGTGPLDGYRNRVVGAVERTADGEAVGICGHTHEVMDETVRGVRLLNPGSATGAAPAIEPTMYVAAVADGEVSVELREGSR, from the coding sequence ATGGTACGCCTGGCCATCATCAGCGACACGCACGTCCCCTCGCGCGAACCGCGCATCCCCGACTGGGTCCGCGAGACGTGTGCGGACGCCGACCACGTCGTCCACGCGGGGGACTTCGACTCGCCCGAGACCTACGAGGCGGTCCGTGAGTTCTCGCCCGAACTCACCGCGGTCACCGGGAACGTCGACCCGCCGTCGCTCGACCTCCCCGAGGTCGCGACCGTCGAGCTGGGCGGGGTCACGTTCGTCGTCACCCACGGGACCGGCCCCCTCGATGGCTACCGGAACCGGGTCGTCGGCGCTGTCGAGCGGACCGCCGACGGCGAGGCCGTCGGTATCTGCGGCCACACCCACGAGGTCATGGACGAGACGGTCCGCGGGGTCAGGCTCCTGAACCCCGGGAGCGCGACCGGGGCCGCGCCGGCCATCGAGCCGACGATGTACGTCGCCGCGGTCGCGGACGGCGAGGTCTCGGTCGAACTCCGCGAGGGCTCGCGGTAG
- a CDS encoding coenzyme F420-0:L-glutamate ligase → MELHPVPDIPEIREGDDLAAIVSERFDLQPDDVVVVASTVVSKAEGRSADLADFPAGPRAREIAQRLEDITGDEKDPRFAQAVLEESTELLMEEPFLLTETRFGHVGVNAGIDRSNVPGHDLLLLPEHPTASARRIHEGLEHGNPVVVTDTSGRPFRHGQTAVAIGWAGMPASRDWRGEHDRDGRELGVTVQCVVDELAAAANLVAGEGAGGTPVTVARGWKFGDLEGHDDVFRDVETDFVRQALRGWEYDA, encoded by the coding sequence ATGGAACTACACCCCGTGCCCGACATCCCGGAGATCCGGGAGGGGGACGACCTCGCCGCCATCGTGTCCGAGCGGTTCGACCTCCAGCCGGACGACGTGGTGGTGGTCGCCTCGACCGTCGTCTCGAAGGCGGAGGGGCGGTCCGCGGACCTCGCGGACTTCCCCGCCGGCCCGCGAGCACGCGAGATCGCACAGCGTCTCGAGGACATCACGGGCGACGAGAAGGACCCGCGGTTCGCCCAGGCGGTCCTCGAGGAGTCCACCGAGTTGCTCATGGAGGAACCGTTCCTGCTGACGGAGACGCGCTTCGGCCACGTCGGCGTCAACGCCGGCATCGACCGGTCGAACGTCCCCGGCCACGACCTGCTCTTGCTCCCCGAGCACCCCACCGCGAGCGCCCGGCGCATCCACGAGGGACTCGAACACGGGAACCCGGTCGTGGTCACGGACACGAGCGGTCGCCCGTTCCGCCACGGCCAGACCGCCGTCGCCATCGGCTGGGCGGGGATGCCCGCGAGCCGGGACTGGCGCGGCGAGCACGACCGCGACGGCCGGGAGCTCGGCGTCACGGTCCAGTGCGTCGTCGACGAACTCGCGGCGGCCGCGAACCTCGTCGCCGGCGAAGGGGCCGGTGGCACGCCGGTGACGGTCGCCCGCGGCTGGAAGTTCGGTGACCTCGAGGGCCACGACGACGTGTTCCGCGACGTGGAGACCGACTTCGTCCGGCAGGCACTGCGGGGGTGGGAGTACGATGCGTAG
- a CDS encoding 5,10-methylenetetrahydromethanopterin reductase: MRRLGIELTPEHPIDELLATASAAEDAGFDTVFASSHHFNRDPFVVCDRIARETDLDVGPGVVNPYETHPVSLASRVATLDETSEGRAVFGIGAGDKSALSNLGYEHDRPLRRVLESFKVAQRLWDGERVDHDGTFEATAAELNFDVGHIPVYVGAQGPHMTRMAAKHADGVLLNGSHPRDFEWAADRVEEGLSERPDSRGEFDFAAFASVSVADDEAAAREAARPPVAFIAAGAAPPLLDRHGLDHDAVAAVGEALGEGDFDTAFGRVTEPMLDAFCIAGTPEQVGEKIGDVLEYADSFVAGTPLGPDPTTAPRLLAAAIERYS, translated from the coding sequence ATGCGTAGACTCGGCATCGAACTCACGCCCGAGCACCCCATCGACGAACTGCTGGCGACCGCCAGCGCGGCCGAGGACGCCGGGTTCGACACGGTGTTCGCCTCGTCGCACCACTTCAACCGCGACCCGTTCGTCGTCTGCGACCGCATCGCCCGCGAGACCGACCTCGACGTGGGGCCGGGCGTGGTCAACCCCTACGAGACGCATCCCGTCTCGCTCGCCTCGCGGGTGGCGACCCTGGACGAGACCTCGGAGGGGAGGGCCGTCTTCGGTATCGGTGCGGGCGATAAGTCGGCACTCTCGAACCTCGGGTACGAGCACGACCGCCCCCTTCGCCGGGTGCTGGAGTCGTTCAAGGTCGCACAGCGGCTCTGGGACGGCGAGCGCGTCGACCACGACGGGACCTTCGAGGCGACCGCGGCCGAACTGAACTTCGACGTGGGCCACATCCCGGTGTACGTCGGGGCGCAGGGGCCGCACATGACCCGGATGGCGGCCAAGCACGCCGACGGGGTGCTGCTCAACGGATCGCACCCGCGGGACTTCGAATGGGCCGCCGACCGCGTCGAGGAGGGCCTGTCGGAGCGCCCCGACTCGCGCGGCGAGTTCGACTTCGCGGCGTTCGCCAGCGTCTCCGTCGCGGACGACGAGGCGGCGGCGCGCGAGGCGGCCCGGCCACCTGTCGCGTTCATCGCGGCCGGGGCCGCGCCACCGCTGCTCGACCGCCACGGCCTCGACCACGACGCGGTGGCGGCCGTCGGCGAGGCGCTCGGTGAGGGTGACTTCGACACCGCGTTCGGGCGGGTGACGGAGCCGATGCTCGACGCGTTCTGTATCGCGGGCACGCCGGAACAGGTCGGTGAGAAGATAGGGGACGTCCTCGAGTACGCCGATAGCTTCGTGGCGGGGACGCCGCTCGGCCCGGACCCGACTACTGCGCCTCGCCTT